In Clupea harengus chromosome 12, Ch_v2.0.2, whole genome shotgun sequence, the sequence agtcggaatcgaccgaatctacacgaaagcaactcgtaaacgagtcatgtcaaagcggaaagcatcaccgtcgagtaaacgcagatctaacttcaactatatatgtctatgacttgaactgtgcagagatggactgttgcaggatgtagatgtgtccattctattccactatagcttatatcaacgtgattgagtttagtgcttatttatttattcacttacatttgcagtgttcgtgtacattacatttagtcatttagcagacacttttgtcccaaagcgacgtacaagggatagaacagtcaagctacgagcaatagagacctagtgtaacaataaatactactttacataagaaatagaaaaacaaaataggaaataaaaacgaagtgcaggaatgtaactgctataagtgcaagttaagcactagtcgaagtaccagttaggaagggaggtgctctctgaagagttgggtcttcaaaagcttcttaaaggtagagagggacgcgcctgctctggtagtgctaggcagttcgttccaccaacgtggaactacttgaaaattctggattgccgtacttgcacagacggcagtgccaaacgacgctcactagacgagcgcagcattccggtgtagtccttttatttattttatgacatcacggtgcctcgtagaatcatgactataggcctacatgtgaaacgtaattgttaatgatactttaatccgaggatctgtagagttgatgtgaacgcaatcaccaacgatttctcacaaattcattaacacggagagttttcttaaatgcgattcctcaaaaaaccacaagatggcccacggggccatcttgtggttttttaaggaatcgcatttgagaaaactctggccgagttacgactgctatttcgagttcggaaagtcttctgaagttcagagcaaatcccagatgagaaaactttcatgaatgccaaatgttgtcctaaatccaattcctcttaaattcctcttaaattcctcttaaattcttcttaactgcgttcgagaatgaggcccattgtttgcAGTATGATATTGTTTGTAGTTAGAGTTAGTTAGAGCATTAAGGTTTACATGTCACAAACCTTAGTTTTAGAAACTCCCTCCATGTTGCTGGAGAGATCATCAATCTCCATCTTGtattcactcttctccttctcaagcTTCTGCTTGACACGCTGAAGGTTGTCGATCTGTTCTCCCAGCTCAGCCACGCTATCAGCCTGCTTCTTACGGAGAGCTGCAGCAGTGGCTTCATGCTGCAGAGTGGACTCTTCAAGGTCACGACGCAGCTTCTGGAACTCAGCCTCACGCTTCTTGTTCATCTCAATTTGAGCAGCAGTGGCACCACCAGCCTCCTCAAGCCTCTCACTGATCTCTTCAAGTTCCCTGGAGAGATCAGCTCTCTGCTTCTCAACCTTGGCACGAGCTGCACGCTCAGCCTCAATCTCTTCTTCAAGTTCTTCAATGCGGGCCTATTGgttgttaaaaagaaataagTGATACTAAGAAAGAACAGGCAGATGATAATAAACACTATTCAGCACTGAAGATGTGAAACAAACCTGAAGCTCCTTGATCTTCTTCTGGAGCTGAGTACCCAAAGATTGTTCATCCTCAATCTTGCTAAGGAGCTGGCTTGTTTCAAAGTCCTTCCTGTTTCATTGTAAATTTAAATAGTTGTTAATGGCTGCCTTATAGAAAGTAGGACTAAAAAAGGAGTACATGTTTGCAGGAATCATTAGTTGCTAATATAATTCCACATTACTTCTTCAGCTTCTCATCAGACTGCTGCTTGTCATTCTCCAGATCCATGACATTCTCCTGGGATAGTTTTAGGTCACCCTCAAGCTTTCTCTTGGCTCTCTCAAGGTCCATGCGAAGCTTCTTTTCTTGCTCCAGGGAACCCTCAAGCTGCAGATACAAAGCATGAAGTCATTAAGTAACACAATGATATACTATGTGCTTTTCTTTACACTGACAGGCCCTTAACTCACATCATCCACTTGCTGTTCAAGCTTAGTCTTGGCTTTGGTCAGAGAGTTgactttgtcttcctctgcctggaGATCATCAAGAGTCTGCTGGTGGGCCTCTTGGAGGGCTTTCTTCTCCTTTGTCAACTTACCAATGGACTCATCCTGAGAGGCCATCTCCTCTGTCAGGTTCTTGACCTACACATAGAATGTTCTATATCAATATCCGGTAAACTTCATAAAGACTTCTCGGAAATAAaatgtgttatgtttttttttttttttttaagaatctAAACCTTGTTCTCAGTGGcatgtttctccttctccactttgGCCAAGGTCAGCTCCAGATCATCAATGTCCTTCTTGAGCTCAGAGCACTCATCctccagtttcctcttcttggcaGTCAGCTCAGCATTgatttcctcttcatcctctagTCTCTCGGATGTCTCCTTGAGTTTGGCCTCAAGCTGGATCTTACTCTTGATCAGAccctcacacctctcctcagCATCATTGAGAGTCTCAGAGCTCTACAGTAAATACAAGATGAAAGGATGAAATCTGATTTGTATTGAAAATATAATTCTCAGACAGGTTAGTGATGTGAAAAGTGCAATGATGTGATGATTacccatattattattaacattgcTACACTTACAGATGACACTCGCATATGTAGGTCATTCCTTTCTTGGACCAGAGCCACCATCTTTTCCTCAAGTTCCTTCTTCCTGGCTTCAGCTTTTGCCAGATTTTCTTTGCATTTGACAAAGTCCTCCTTCATATTGGccagctctttctctgtctcagcgCTCTTTAAAAGAGGCTTGATCTTGTAGTAAACCTTCATCCATGGCCAGTGCTTGACATTCATGAATGAGCGGACATTGTACTGGATGGTGTAGACAGCATCTCTGGAAAAGTGTTGCAAAGTAAATGTTGAAGCATATGGATCTCATTGAAGGATTCTCTCTTACAAACAACATATAATTTCTATAgtaaattcattcatttttgttgTTCAATACACTAAATAATCTTTTTAACGTCAACCTCGGAATGTGCGGTGTGCGGAATCCGTCTTTTCATCTATTCATGCCCTATTTCAGGTCAAATCATTTTGGATTGAGTGTGATTCCACCAAATACATCACACATTACCTCTGTGCTGTCATCTTCACAAACTCTCTCCTCATAAGATAACCACGGCAGAGAGCCTGAGTTCCTCCGACCAGGGAAGCCAGTTTCTCATCTCGCATCTCCTCAAGGGTACCCAGCAGACCAGCTTTGAAGAACACCTAAAAGATTAAGAACACCAAAAAATTATGACATGAGTGATTGGCAGCAGAAatggacatactgtatgtaattcAATATTTATCCACGATTAAAAATTTAAGATATAAACATTCTCCACcttagtgtgtccaaacttgtACTCATCGTGATCAACATCGATGGATCCCAAGAGCTTCTCAGCAGCCTTCTTGTTATCAATGAACTGACCCTCAGGAATAACACTGGCATTGAGTACTTTGTATCTGTTgtcaataatttaaaaaaaacattatcttCCCCATTTAAAACATATATGAAGTGTGTATTATAAGTTATTGTTGTATATTGTTGTATGTTTACCTCTGCTTGAAGTCAGCATACATGATTCTGCTTGGGAAACCCTTTCTACAGATTCTGATGCCCTCCAGTACACCATTACACCTGAGCTGGTGGATGACCAGGAAGTTCTGCATATAACCTGTGAAAATACAGAGATGTAAATTTTCAAGCAAATACAAGGTGTTGAATAATGCACATGTCTTAATTTACTAAAAGCCCTTTACCTGGTTTCTTAATTTCATTTGGAATCAGACAACGCACAAAGTGAGGATGGGTGGCCCTCAGGTTGGTCATCAGTTTACCCAAGTTCTCCTGTTGAGGCAAGAATGTATACAATTTGAATCATACAGTTAATTGTGCTGGGacaattattgattgattgatcatttTCTTCTTGATATTAAAACACATACCCTGAACTGTGAGGACACGGTCTGCATGGAGCCACCCTTCTTCTTACCACCCTTCTTAGCACCACCAGTCTCTGTAGGCATACAAATAATGAATCGGATAATTGAGTTATATACATAGAATCTAATATAATTACTATTTGTGTATTAGCTTTTTGACTTGAACAGATTATTACCCTCAACAACAGCTGGGTACAGGACAGGCAAAAGTTTGATTGATGACTTCTGGTACAGCTGCAAAACAGTGTCATTCAGTGGATCCTTGTTCTTGTCCAACCATCCAGTAACATTGTAGTCCACAGTGCCAGCATAGTGCACCAGGGAGAAGTGAGCCTCAGCTTTGCCTTTGGCAGGCTTGGGCTTCTCAAAGGCTTGGTTCTTGCCAAGATGCTGGGCATACAGCTTGTCCTTGAAAGTGGTGTCAGAGGCCTTGGGGACAATGCACTCCTCTTCAAGGATGGCAAAGATACCCATGGGCTGTTGAAAAAATAAGATTGCTTAGTTATAAAAGTGGACATCAATGAAACTATACAAATCTAACACTGTGCTAGTTGGATTGATTGAAACTGACCCTTTCAATCAGCTCAATGCAGGCAGCCAAGTCCATGCCAAAGTCAATGAACGCCCAAACAATGCCCTCTTTCTTGTACTCCTCTTGCTCCAGGACAAACATGGTGTGGTTGAAGAACTGTTGCAGTTTTTCATTGGTGAAGTGATACACAGCTGCTCCATGCTGTTGTACTGTGTTGAATACATATTAAACATTATATCAGAGTGGCCCTCTTAAGTCACTAGAAAAATAATGTTAGTTAACAATCTTATAATTTTGTCCCTCACATCGAAAATTTCAAATCCAGCAATGTCCAGCACACCAATGTAGAACTCTCTTGACTGTTTGGTGTCCAGCATCTGGTTGATACGAATGACCATCCACAAGAACATCCTCTCATAGATAGACTTGCACAAGGCTGCCACTGAGTTGTTGACCTAAAACAATATGTTAGAATACTACTTACTTACTATGATAGAAAAAGGCAGGATTTCCACGcatggaaatcctggaaaagtcatggagttttaaaatcccattttccatGGGCTAGGGAAAGTCAATGGAATTCAGTCAAGTCACTGAAAGTTCTGGAAAAAGTcaagaaataattattttgttggAATGTAGGTCTAATAGAAATTAATTTTGTTTATTGTACTCTTCCATGGATAATGGTTTTTGTTTGTGCCTGATGCAGTCTCTACTTTGAATTGACATAGCCTGTCTAATAGAAAGGAAAAGGTTGTTATTTACTTTTCTTTCAGAGTTTAGGCCCCAATCTGTGCTGTAAAGTATatcattctgtttatttattagcTTGTGAAGATCAGGGAGATTTCATAAAGTCcttgaaaagttttgaaatgtcgTCAATGATAACGGGTGTGAACCCTGAGAAAGAAAATACCAGCAGTAATATTCTTGTCAAACAATGTCAAAATCCTTGTGGTCTTTAGTCAACCTGTGTAGTATGTGAGATACCTGTGGCACAGTCTGACTCTTTGGTGACAAACTCAGTTCCGACTTTCACCCTTGGGTTACAAAGACCCCTTCAGCATATCAGCAGAGTTCAGGCCCAGGAGGTAAGCGACTTTGTCAGCATCTTAAAACAATAAAGAGTTTAAGTGAGTTATTTATATCAATATTTTACCCAGGAAAAGTAATGCGTATCCTAAATTTAGAGGCTACTCAAAAATTATGTAATTGAATGACACTGTGGATATATTTACAGGCTTCTGTTGTAGGTAATACATGTAATATATTAATAGCTATAATCAGAGGAAAAGTACAACTTGAAGTTAATATACATGCTGATCAATCTTTTAATGAAATTACTTCAATAAATAAGACTACCTTGTAGTTATTACTAGAACTTACCCAAAATCAGTAGAGTTTTTAAACCTACCCTCAGTGCCATCAGGCTCAGCCTGCTCCTCACGCTGCTTCTGCTTGAATTTCAAATTGCCATGATGGAGCACAGCACCAGTCAGTTTCCAAATGGTGACTTTCTCCTCTGCAGTGAAACCCAGGATGTCAATGGCCTCCTGCCATTACATGCATAAATGCAAATTAAGCGCATCATTTTTGTTAATCATTAGTGTTTTTAAGAATGTCATTCTCATTGTATTCATTGTCCAGAAGAAAAACTCATGGATATCTCACATCTGTGGCATCCAATTCTTCTTTGTCATTAATGCTGGCCACAGTGATCTGACCCTGACTGCACATGGGAAAGTCATAGGGGTTGCTTGTGATGAGGCACATTTCTGTAGAGGGGGAAAACAATAATTGTTGTTGCAAAATTAATAATtacatgtaatgttttttgatTGTTGGTTGAAAATAATAACCCTACCAATAATCTCAGGCTTGTGGTTGGTCATCATCTGGAAAGAAGATGTGGTAGCCTCTCTCATCAGGAAGCTGGAATGTCACTCTAGACTTTTCCAGCAGGTCTATTTAGGTGGGGAAGAATATATTTTAACTTGAAAAATTAAGGCAGCAataatttgtttttttatatatatacaggatAATTATACTTACAAGTCTCAATATCAGCTTAGCCAGTTTTCCAGTTGCGGCAAAGTGAATTCTGATGAATTTTCCCTGTTTTAGACAAAATGTTATCCTAAGTCATTTTATCTTATTAATAACCACAGAACTGAGGCCAGAGTTTAAATAAGAAATGAACTTACAAAACGGGAAGAGTTGTCATTCCTCACAGTCTTGGCATTACCATAAGCCTCCAACAGTGGGTTGGCAGCAATAATCTGGTCTTCAAGAGAGCCCTGCAAGGGGAAGAAACATTCAAGGAATATGTTGTTAtgaagagaatgtttgtgttgcTTTATGATAATTAGCACATAAATGTGTAAGGGGTCTGACCTTCATCTTTCCAGGCGCTGCCTCCTTTTTTCCACCACTGACTGCAATTGTTGCAAAGTACTGGATGACACGTTTGGTGTTCACAGTCTTGCCAGCACCAGATTCTCCGCTAGATTTAACATAAGATATTGACATTTTTCAGATAAGAATTGTGTGTGCCACAAGGTAACATAGAAGATAATGCAAAGTTTTAAGTCATGCATTGACACTTACGTAATCAGAACAGACTggttctccctgtctgtgggaCAAATGCATTTTTAGATAAATCACTTTTTTTAATTAGTTCATGAACAAATATGcaattaaatattattatttagtgGCTTTTAAAATGAATGCTTACCTTGGAGCATGAACTGATAAGcattgtcagagacagagaaaatgtgggGTGGGGCCTCCATACGCTTTTTGCCTCTGTAGGCCTCCACCACTGCTTGGTCATACACAGGGAGCCACTTGTAGGGGTTCACAGTGGCACAGAAAAGTCCAGAGTAGGTCTAGCATGAGGAAATAAAGGGGATTGGTTTTacagctgttttatttttaacatagttTTTCATCTGTGAGAAAGCATAAAGCTTACGTAGATCATCCATGCTGCGTAACGCTCTTTGAGGTTATACAGGACAGAGGCTTCATTGAGGTGGGTCATCATGGCCATGTCCTCAATCTTGTCATACTTGGGAGGATTCATGGGGTGGACATCATCCGCCTTAACGACTCTTTCCTAAAACAAATGGACAATATAAAGAGATAAAGGCAGAAACTTTGTATGTAATGGAAATACTCAATCATTTTCTTAACTAAGAGCCTTGCTAACATACCTCCTTTTTTTCAATCAGTTCAACAGTGACGTTGGCACCATCTCTCTTCAGGACTTTAGCCTTCAGGTACAACTCCTCCTTGTCAGGTACATAACAAGCTGACTTTGCATCAAAGGGCTTGGTTTGGGCCTCAAGTCGCTCCCTCTCAGGCTTACGGAGGTAAATGGCAGCCGCGCCATAAGTGGCCATGTCACTGTCCCCCATGTTT encodes:
- the LOC105900795 gene encoding myosin-8-like, translated to MATYGAAAIYLRKPERERLEAQTKPFDAKSACYVPDKEELYLKAKVLKRDGANVTVELIEKKEERVVKADDVHPMNPPKYDKIEDMAMMTHLNEASVLYNLKERYAAWMIYTYSGLFCATVNPYKWLPVYDQAVVEAYRGKKRMEAPPHIFSVSDNAYQFMLQDRENQSVLITGESGAGKTVNTKRVIQYFATIAVSGGKKEAAPGKMKVRPLTHLCANYHKATQTFSS